A stretch of the Solanum dulcamara chromosome 6, daSolDulc1.2, whole genome shotgun sequence genome encodes the following:
- the LOC129892521 gene encoding protein NOI4 — translation MSEKGRPLPKFGEWDVNDPASAEGFTVIFNKARDEKKTGGKPESPSKADGNRKEGEETLKPQTKKWFCCMQSPHAES, via the exons ATGTCG GAAAAGGGTCGACCATTGCCTAAGTTTGGTGAATGGGACGTCAATGACCCAGCTTCTGCAGAGGGATTTACTGTGATTTTCAACAAGGCTAGGGATGAGAAAAAAACTGGTGGCAAGCCAGAGTCACCATCAAAGGCTGATGGTAATAGAAAGGAAGGAGAAGAAACTTTAAAACCTCAAACT AAAAAATGGTTTTGCTGTATGCAGAGCCCTCATGCAGAATCTTGA